CTTTCTTCAAgccatctaggaccatgactagaccTTATTAGGATCCTTGGATGTGAGCCTATAGTAGCACACAGCCGCGCCGTCCTAGAACCCAAGTTAAAAACTCTAGTCCCATAAAACTCTAATTTTCGTTCATATTATTGTCCTATCTTTTTCAACCCTTATACATGCATCTATGtacccttaaacatgtgaaaAAACGTCCCTCCCTATAGCCCTACCATGAAAGCCAAAGCCCCTTTGCGCATCATAACCATGAATTTAGAAACACAAAAACTTAAGTTTTGTTCATgttatgccataaaaacgaaaatatacaaaatgtatcatattttccatgaaaacatgattaaacacatataaacatgattaaacacatataatatgatttgaatggtgcaaaaagaaggtttaaaaatgtgcttttgcgtttaaaatgctcgaaatacgaataccgtAGCGGTGGAACGTCGGTGACGAACGGAggacgatttctattttttctaCCCTTTTTTCTTGTCAAAACTCTACCAAAAACCCACCTTGGGATGCAAAGGAGTCGAGTGCTcgttgttggaaggaagaacgaggaagaaaagcgAATAACgaaagagaaaaaaatcaaatttcccTTGGCTTGCAAAAGAAAATAGCCATTGTTCCTTCTCCATACCATTTGGCCGCTTTTTCCTTTTCGTGAATTCTTGTATGTGTTTCGTGGGGTGTGTGTGTAGGTGTTTAGGGGTGTGTGTCTGTTTAGGGttagttatttaaaaaaaacaaaaggctttttaattacttaattaatgtgCTTAATCAAACctagtttttaaataattaattaagccaattaagattaataaaatcatcaagcctcaatttaaaagatttaaaaactcCTATTTCCTAAAATCTCttataaattacataaaattctTTGATctcactaattaatttaaacttgaccttaaaaatacaatagttcttaaaatatttaaaataaatattttcttaaccaaaaataaaaatttagcttttaaatctttaacactTTAATCGTCTCCGGTCCTCCGTTCCGGACAACCACCGATATtcgtttgaaaatatttaaatcatgaaatcaaacaaaattacacaattaattatttatttactccaaatatatcattcatgtatccaaaatcattaaaatattttagcaatttaataattttcatgcatgcggtctacgtggactgattttcgAGCTTTACTGGAACAGTTTTCTCATTTAATCATTATGAACTTTTTTCATATCTCTTAAGTGGATGAACATGTCTTGATCTtgctaaacatttttttttgttgagggTCTTGTAGAGGATGTCCTTTGCCAAGTTGTCAAAGTTTGCTTTCTTCTTATCCTATGAGGTCCATTCTGACTGTTGTTTTCGATCATATGTGGCGCGCCCTCTTATATGGATATTGTTGTATTAGATTTGAGAATCTTCATTGGACCCtcagtgatgacataccacgTCATCTTCTTGTTCTTCTAAATTTTACTGCACACATATCTTTATATCATCATtatcttcttttgagaacataaGAATCTTGTTAAAAGATGTCATTTACAATATATGATTAGCAGAGTTTAAGAAAAATCGCTCTAATAAAAAAGAGTTTAGAAGGGGTATGAATGAACTCTTTAAAAATAAGCTggttataataattattagtaGTCAAAATCTTTTCTTGAACAGTTAGGTTTAATTGGACAACTTCAAATGATTTTGAGAACAGAAAACGGTCCAATTAGACTTAGTGATAAAGTATATATTCAACGCAATCAACAATTAACAAGGAAGTTGGAATTAAGCAAGCATATACGACAACAACCTACTTTGACTTATCATTAACTAAATCAAAACTCTTAGTGACATCTCAACATAAACTCTGGTTGTTTAAGAACCTTCGGTTcactaaaaaataatacaacCACCAACTATTAGCTTTGACAGTTGGAGTTGGCAGGTAGCACAAAGTGATCCTTAAAAGAATTGATATAAATTGATATGCGTGTGCTAAGTGAATAACTTGGTATTGAAAGAATAAGTGTGCTTTAAGAGTTCCAGATTGAAAACTTGAATCTTGTTAATAGAATCGTTGTCTCTTGGTTGTTTTTCTATCTTCTGAATCTACATATTTATACTTGAAAAGCTAAAATAGTCGGAAAAATTTTAACGCTCGTTTGTACTAAATTTCAACATAATGAGATTGTCAACTTCTCTTAACCATAAGCCGCATTAAATGCTCATTTAATGTTTTCATTTAATGTTTCTTTGCTCTTTACGACTTCGGCTCTTAGCTTATGATAAGTTGATTGAATGTTGACATTTTTGGAAATATTCATGTCCATCGAGAGTTTGTACGATAGTATGCTTATCATTTATCTGATTGTCATTGAACGGTTTGACTTGGAATAtacattataattttttaatgtctGACCGATTAGAATTGAATTATCAGACTTTAAGTGCATGTAAGATAGAGCAGTACGATTGGAAATATATACAAGTGATGATCTCCTGTTTATAGCTTGAGCTCGTGATACTATGTTGAGAGGTCTTATTTGTCCAACGGCTAGAAACCttaaaatacatacatttatcaaaatttaaggTAACAAAATTATTCCAACAATTATTACTGTTGTTTtcattattgaatttataataataataattaatacttgtaattattaatattatgatggttaatatttttcttatcatCTAATATTAATTAGGTCTGACAACCGTCTTAATATGTTAACAATGAGATATCCTCAATTTCCAAAACACTAAGAGGTTGTATTTGAATGtacatatttcaaatttatggatttcaaatatatttatgttgtatatgaatggatgaatttcaaatccatttgttccaaatatatttttgttgttttagagaagtaaaattataaacttcaaattcatctattttatataatgtttcatattaattatgatgaattttgagtttatataataacaagatatttgaaattcattttactTTCTGTAACTATTGTGTAAATAATTAAAGTAAgaatttaagatttaatttatgaaatcatttttaattataaaataataatcgaAATCTATAGATTTTAAATCCATGTAAAGACAATCTTAAACgtaatttttttgttcttttgagAAACTTAAAATCCTACCTtgtataatatttcatttttcaaataCTTTGTTCCAAATGCACCCTAAAATCTACTCAGGACTGATTGAGAATCCCTCCACCCCACTGTCCCACGAATGTCTCAGATTTGATTCCATTCCCAAAACCTAACCTAATGCGACAGTTCCGCAGTTCAAGCGCTAGTCCTGTATTCTAGATTGAGCTTTACCCCGTCGAACCAGAGGATTCTTCGAAGTCGGAGTCACAGGGTGCCGGTCTTGTTCCTTCGGCTACCTTTCCGAACAATCGGAATTTCGTGCTTCTGTCAGATCCCCCTCTAGTGCCATGGTGATATCACAGGAGTTGTATCCAAGTGAAGAGGACTACCTGTATGAAGAAGAAGTGCTCCGCAACCCTAACAACGTCAAGCTGTGGTGGCGGTATTTAATTGCCCGCGGAGAAGCACCTTTCCGAAAGCGTGCCATTATTTATGAGCGTGCTCTCAAGGCATTGCCAGGAAGCTACAAGCTTTGGCACGCGTATCTCCGGGAACGCCTTGAGCTGGTTAGGAATCTGCCTATCAATCACGCACAGTACCAAACCTTGAACAACACGTTCGAGCGAGCTCTGGCTACAATGCATAAGATGCCCCGCATTTGGATGATGTATTTGCAGTCGTTGACTCGGCAGAAGTTGATTACCAAGACACGGCACACGTTTGATAGAGCTTTGTGCGCTCTCCCAGTTACGCAACATGATAGGATTTGGGAATATTATTTAGTCTTTGTTTCGCAGAAGGGTGTACCTGTTGAAACTTCTCTGAGAGTGTACAGGAGGTACTTGAAGTATGATCCGAGTCATATCGAGGATTTTATTGAGTTTTTGGTTAATTCAGAGTTGTGGCAGGAAGCCTCGGAGAGGTTGGCAGGGGTTTTGAATGACGATCGGTTTTACTCTTTAAAGGGGAAGACAAAGCACAGGTTGTGGCTGGAATTGTGCGATCTGCTGACACAACATGCTAGTGAGGTGTCAGGGTTGAATGTGGATGCAATAATTAGGGGTGGAATTAAGAAGTTTACAGATGAGGTTGGAAGACTTTGGACATCATTGTCGGATTATTATATTAGGAGGGGTTTACTGGAGAAGGCCAGGGATATTTTTGAGGAAGGGATGACTACAGTGATTACAGTGAGAGACTTTAGCGTTATATTTGATGCTTATTCTCAGTTTGAAGAGAGTATGTTATCCATTAAGATGGAAAATATGGATCTtagtgatgatgaggatgaCAAGGAGAATGAAAATGAagagaaggaagaagaagaggaggatGACAGGTTGGATTTTGAGAAGTTGAAGAAGAGAATCGACACATTTTGGTTGAAAGATGATAAGGATGTGGATTTGAGGTTGGCAAGGTTGGAGCATCTGATGGATAGGAGACCAGAGTTAGCTAACAGTGTGCTCTTGAGACAGAATCCTCATAATGTAGAGCAGTGGCACCGGAGAGTTAAGCTCTTTGAAGGGAACCCCACAAAGCAAATTCTTACTTACACGGAGGCAGTGAGGACAGTAGATCCAATGAAGGCTGTTGGGAAGCCACATACTTTGTGGGTTGCATTTGCTAAGTTGTACGAGAGTCACCGAGATGTTGCTAATGCCCGGGTGATTTTTGACAAGGCAGTGCAGGTCAATTTTAAGGCTGTGGACCATCTGGCCAGTGTTTGGTGTGATTGGGCGGAGATGGAGCTTAGGCACAAAAATTTTAAGGGCGCACTAGATTTGATGCGTCGAGCTACCGCAGAGCCATCAGTTGAGGTCAAGAGAAGAGGTAATTTCTCCTAAATGTTTgcgattttcttttttcttgtttGCTCTTTTAATATGGTTAATCTCTGTTGGAGCTGTGAAGTTACAGAACTAGCTGTCATATATTTTCAAACTTCCAAGGGAAGCTGCAATAGGTTCTTTCAGTTAATTGCACTCATTTGATTGTTCTTCTATGGCACGAGGAAATTACCTTGCCACAACAACTTGTAGCCAAATTTGAGAGAATAATCACAATGAACTAGTACCATCCCTGTGAACTTCAATTTTACATTTAGAAGGGATAGAGTATTGAGAAAATTATGAAGCGGCTGAAAATGTGCAGTTATGTTAAGAACGTGAGGCGGTGTATCTGAACCGTAAGGGAGCACCAAATATGGGGTTGCAATTTGTAATACCTAGACTAAGACCTCAAAAAGCCTCTACTTAGTAATTTTTATCAGATGCGGCCTATTCTATCCTAAATCACTCAGTTTTTATATAGTTTGAATGAGACTAGGCATCCAAATTGCATTATTAATCTGTTTTTTTTCTTCGATTGGTTGAAAGGATGACCTATCTCTCAGTTGTAAATTCTATTTTTATTAACGAATTTCATTTCTTAGCGAAAAAATGGAATAGTGAAATATGCAGAGTGTTCTTTTTCGCATTAGCACTGCCATGAGCCATCTATGTTGCCCACTTGTTCCACGAATAGCGATCTTGAATATTTGTTCTCTCGTTTATGCAGTGGCTGCTGATGGCAACAAGCCGGTGCAAATTATACTTCACAGGTCTCTTAAACTTTGGACGTTCTATGTGGATTTGGAGGAAAGCTTGGGCAGCCTGGAGTCAACTCGTGCAGTTTACGAAAGAATATTGGATTTGAGAATAGCCACACCCCAAATTATTATAAACTATTCAATGCTCTTAGAAGTAAGTTGGGAATTCTCTTGTGGTCTTTCTTTTTTCTCTAGTTTTCCCTTCAAATTTATGGTTGTCTGACAGATTTATTTTCACACGAGATTTTCCCAGGACAACAAGTACTTTGAAGATGCTTTTAAGGTTTATGAGAGAGGTGTGAAGATTTTCAAATACCCCCATGTGAAAGATATCTGGGTCACTTACCTTTCAAAGTTCGTCAAGAGATATGGGAAATCAAAACTAGAACGAGCTCGAGAGTTATTTGAGCATGCTGTTGAAATGGTTTGTccatttaattatattcttCAACtatgataattttattaatgtggATTGGTGTGTGTGTTTTGCATTTCTGTCGACTGAACTTCTATAATTAGTGAAAATGTGAGCCAGAGGATTCAGAGTGAAGTTTCGTGGTTATTTGgtgttcttttatttttttgaaatgtgcattagaaccattttattttattaaagaacTGATGTATCATATAAAGATATATTTGAATGATCTGGAATTCGGTTTTGTGCTGAGTGCAGTGTCTCTACCTGGTAGTatgttaaaaatcataaaattttgagGGTGCTGGAACAACATTCATTGATGAGTTTGTCAGCGGCTATTTTTTGGTTGAAATCTGTATCTTTGGTGATTAGTCTATCTAGCCACGCTAGATCGTATCCCTAATTAAATCGTCTAAATATGGTTGCTGTGTCTGTTTACTCCCTTTCAGGAAAACTTTTAACTACAAAGAAACCTTACCGTTTGTGTTCATTTGCTTGTGGATTATTTTTTGGcatatttctttataaaatcatgcttGCTAAATATATTGACATAACCAGGCACCTGCAGAAGCAGTGAAACCTCTGTATCTTCAATATGCAAAGCTAGAAGAAGACTTTGGTCTGGCTAAAAGAGCAATGAGAGTATACAATCAGGCAACAAAAGCTGTCCCTGCTAATGAGAAAATGGGCATGTATGAAATATACATTGCCCGTGCTGCTGAAATATTTGGCGTACCAAAAACGAGAGAGATTTATGAGCAAGCAATAGAATCTGGCCTCCCAGACAAAGATGTCAAGGTTATGTGTTTGAAGTATGCAGAACTTGAGAAAAGCCTTGGAGAAATTGACCGCAGTCGTGCATTATATAAACACGCTTCACAGTTTGCCGACCCTAGATCTGACCCCGACTTCTGGAATAAATGGCACGAATTTGAAGTGCAGCTTGGGAATGAAGATACTTTCCGAGAGATGCTCCGAGTTAAAAGAAGTGTTTCTGCAAGCTATAGCCAGGTAGAAGTTTTGCTTGTTTTGGTCACATGGCTATTATTGTTCagtttttttttggtttctcTGCGCCTCCTGACATTTTTCGAGCGTTAGCCCTAATTCTCCTAGTTCCCATTCCAGACACACTTTATCCTTCCAGAGTATTTGATGCAAAAGGATCAGATGCAGACCCTTGATGAGGCAAAGGATGTACTTAAGAAAGCTGGTGTAGATGATGATGAAATGGCTGCCCTTGAAAGGCAGTTAGTCCCTACTCTCAATGATACCAAAGTGAAAGATAGTGGTAGACGACTAGGATTTGTCAGCGCTGGGATGCAAAATGAAGGTGAGTCCCTATCAAATAGGGAGGATATAGAGCTTCCAGAAGAAAGTGATTCTGAAGATGATAAGGTTGAGATAGCCCAAAAAGATGTTCCAACAGCCGTATTTGGAGGTCTGGTGCGGAAAAGGGAAGAATCTGAGGAAGACGTGGAAGCTCCTGATTCAACTATTACTGAAAGCAAAGATAATGATGCCCATCTTGGTGCTTTGGAGAGAATAAAAAGGATGAGGCGAGGCGCATAGATGTTCAGCCTTTCTCTTCAATTTTTTCGGTATGAAATTTTTGCTGCTTTATATGGTTAACCATCTGCTAGATAACTGTCTTCCATATGGGAATCTGTCTGGGCTTTGTAGCGAAGTTTGCTCTTTACTTCAATAGTTCTTCTCACTATCGAGCTGAGTGTATAATTTGCATTTGTCATTCTCCTTAATCTTTTTCATCGCCCATTGTTTTGTGAATCTTTTGTAATAGATAGGCGTTGTATGACTGAATTAATCTACTTAATGGTGGTGCACCTCATTTTCCAAGAATACATACCTGGATTCGAAACAAGCAGGGCGTTGGTAAAATTTAAAGGAAACCGATGTGCATTTTTTCCATGAATCTGTTTTTCTTTTCAGATTCCATGTATCTAAATTTTGGTTAGCAGAGTTTAATAATGACATCTGTGATTTTACTTTTGTAGTTCTATAATTTATGCCAAGTTGCTAAATTTCCAACTTTACTAGAAGCCAGAACTTCCATCATATTCCAATCTGTTTGAACATAAGCGAGATTACGGATAGTTGAAGAAAGAACAATTTTGTTGGAGGCCTTATTTGATGTCTCAGTTTGGTCAGATTCGCTCTTCCATTGAAAACTCCATCCACCAAGTTTAATATGTATGCGAGCCAGGTATAAACTGGATATGCCCCTAGTAAAAGGAATTTTGCTAAATCTTGAAACCAACTGCGATGCTCAATATGTGACGACATGTCATGATAGAGGCTGCTTCTTCAGGTCGAGTAACAGTCTTCGTCACGAtctgcaaatgcaaaagaagtGTTGAGGGAAAGCACAGCTCAATTTATGGAATAAGTTATTGGTGTACTCTAGCTAGTTCAGTGCATGGTAACTTCGATCTATTTACATGGATCAAACACTTGAAATAGCAATTAGTAGTTGGAATCCCCTGTTTTTCGAAGTATTGGTAGCTTGTCTCGGCCAAGAGAAGTTACTTTCCACTTGTAAATGGGAATTTCCTGGGCTGAGTTAATATCTCAGAAAGCTGCCTGTAGCATTCATTTTCCATTAGTTTACCATCTCTAAAATCCATAGCTCCTGTATTTCATTTATGTTGTCCATTGTTTCAACATATCTCATTTGTATCCAAACTGAAGTGTCAGATCTGTCATGGTTGATCTGGTCATGTCTGTGAAGTTATTCATTGTCTCCAAAAAAGAGGACGAGAGTCTCGTCTGTTTTGTTATCTTGGAATCGACTGTTAGAGTACATGTCCAacgagccaacttgtggcttggATTTTATTGACTTTCGTGTacaagcaatctttattttaataatattttatggttttatccaattatgacatttactttatatgtatactcTTGCacgctgcatagataaagttcttgaatatgtAAAAAGTAGCACGAGCTCTCTCTCAACGTAAGATTATGAAATTCATTAGAAAGCGTACCAACTCACGGCTAGTTGTAAAAAGAATGAAGCCAATTAGGGTAAGTCATTTTGTTCTGAATCACAAGAAATTCTCAACTTACGGCTAGTTGTATCTCTAAATCATTGAGGATCAcacaaatatcaaattttgagtTTCCCTTGAGATATTCAAGTTCAAAGAGTTGAAATTGACGACTGTACTATGATAGAGATCAAACCGATTGTTTATAAATGAGTCTGTAAATTGATTTCATATATTAGAAGTTGTGAAAGTTATCTTAATTGTTAATTAAGTGAGGATAGTAGAACTGACTGTTTTAGCGAAGTGTTTTACAAAACTGAAAATTACCAAAAATGGATCAgtgaaaaaaaatttccttcgaaattttcatttttcattatatgaacaagatatgTACCACTGATACATCGACGCTGGTTGATCGTTGATCGATGATTATAATtaattcacaattatttatttagtaaatttagaatttattaattaaataataaattagtagt
This genomic interval from Primulina huaijiensis isolate GDHJ02 chromosome 14, ASM1229523v2, whole genome shotgun sequence contains the following:
- the LOC140956944 gene encoding uncharacterized protein — encoded protein: MVISQELYPSEEDYLYEEEVLRNPNNVKLWWRYLIARGEAPFRKRAIIYERALKALPGSYKLWHAYLRERLELVRNLPINHAQYQTLNNTFERALATMHKMPRIWMMYLQSLTRQKLITKTRHTFDRALCALPVTQHDRIWEYYLVFVSQKGVPVETSLRVYRRYLKYDPSHIEDFIEFLVNSELWQEASERLAGVLNDDRFYSLKGKTKHRLWLELCDLLTQHASEVSGLNVDAIIRGGIKKFTDEVGRLWTSLSDYYIRRGLLEKARDIFEEGMTTVITVRDFSVIFDAYSQFEESMLSIKMENMDLSDDEDDKENENEEKEEEEEDDRLDFEKLKKRIDTFWLKDDKDVDLRLARLEHLMDRRPELANSVLLRQNPHNVEQWHRRVKLFEGNPTKQILTYTEAVRTVDPMKAVGKPHTLWVAFAKLYESHRDVANARVIFDKAVQVNFKAVDHLASVWCDWAEMELRHKNFKGALDLMRRATAEPSVEVKRRVAADGNKPVQIILHRSLKLWTFYVDLEESLGSLESTRAVYERILDLRIATPQIIINYSMLLEDNKYFEDAFKVYERGVKIFKYPHVKDIWVTYLSKFVKRYGKSKLERARELFEHAVEMAPAEAVKPLYLQYAKLEEDFGLAKRAMRVYNQATKAVPANEKMGMYEIYIARAAEIFGVPKTREIYEQAIESGLPDKDVKVMCLKYAELEKSLGEIDRSRALYKHASQFADPRSDPDFWNKWHEFEVQLGNEDTFREMLRVKRSVSASYSQTHFILPEYLMQKDQMQTLDEAKDVLKKAGVDDDEMAALERQLVPTLNDTKVKDSGRRLGFVSAGMQNEGESLSNREDIELPEESDSEDDKVEIAQKDVPTAVFGGLVRKREESEEDVEAPDSTITESKDNDAHLGALERIKRMRRGA